Proteins from a single region of Pseudomonas fulva:
- the suhB gene encoding type III secretion system regulator SuhB, translating to MQPMLNIALRAARSAGEMIFRSIERLDVIAVDEKDAKDYVTEIDRSAELMIVQALRKAYPTHSFLGEEGGLLEGSGEGADYQWIIDPLDGTTNFVRGVPHFAVSLACKYRGRLEHAVIIDPVRQEEFTASRGRGAALNGRRLRVSNRKSLDGALLGTGFPFRNDQLDNLENYLGMFRSLVGQTAGVRRAGAASLDLAYVAAGRFDAFWEFGLSEWDMAAGALLIQEAGGLVSDFSGGHEFLEKGQIVAGNTKCFKAVLTAIQPHLSASLKR from the coding sequence ATGCAGCCCATGCTGAACATCGCGCTGCGCGCAGCCCGTAGCGCCGGTGAAATGATCTTCCGCTCAATCGAACGCCTGGACGTCATCGCCGTAGATGAAAAGGACGCCAAGGACTACGTGACCGAGATCGACCGCTCGGCCGAGCTGATGATCGTCCAGGCCCTGCGCAAGGCGTACCCGACCCACAGCTTCCTCGGCGAGGAAGGCGGCCTGCTCGAGGGCAGCGGCGAAGGCGCTGACTACCAGTGGATCATCGACCCGCTCGACGGCACCACCAACTTCGTGCGCGGTGTTCCGCACTTCGCCGTCAGCCTGGCCTGCAAATACCGTGGCCGCCTGGAGCACGCCGTGATCATCGATCCGGTTCGCCAGGAAGAATTCACCGCCAGCCGCGGCCGCGGCGCCGCCCTGAACGGTCGCCGCCTGCGCGTCAGCAACCGCAAGAGCCTGGACGGCGCCCTGCTCGGTACCGGCTTCCCGTTCCGCAACGACCAGCTCGACAACCTCGAGAACTACCTGGGCATGTTCCGCAGCCTGGTCGGCCAGACCGCTGGCGTACGCCGCGCCGGCGCCGCCAGTCTCGACCTGGCCTACGTCGCCGCCGGCCGCTTCGATGCGTTCTGGGAATTCGGCCTGTCCGAGTGGGACATGGCAGCCGGCGCCCTGCTGATCCAGGAAGCAGGCGGCCTGGTCAGCGACTTCAGCGGCGGCCACGAATTCCTCGAGAAGGGCCAGATCGTTGCCGGCAACACCAAGTGCTTCAAGGCCGTGCTGACCGCGATTCAGCCGCACCTGTCGGCCTCGCTCAAGCGCTAA
- the ndk gene encoding nucleoside-diphosphate kinase yields the protein MAVQRTFSIIKPDAVAKNVIGKITTRFEEAGLRIVASKQLQLSEREAAGFYAEHSERGFFKDLVAFMTSGPVIVQVLEGENAIAKNRELMGATNPKEAAAGTIRADFAVSIDENAVHGSDSEASAAREIAYFFSATEINARIR from the coding sequence ATGGCTGTTCAACGTACCTTCTCCATCATCAAGCCGGACGCCGTTGCTAAGAACGTGATCGGCAAGATCACCACCCGCTTCGAAGAAGCCGGTCTGCGCATCGTTGCTTCCAAGCAGCTGCAACTGTCCGAGCGCGAAGCGGCCGGCTTCTACGCCGAGCACAGCGAGCGTGGTTTCTTCAAGGATCTGGTCGCTTTCATGACCTCCGGTCCGGTCATCGTTCAGGTCCTGGAAGGCGAGAACGCCATTGCCAAGAACCGTGAACTGATGGGCGCTACCAACCCGAAGGAAGCTGCTGCCGGCACCATCCGTGCCGACTTCGCCGTTTCCATCGACGAGAACGCCGTTCACGGTTCCGACTCGGAAGCTTCCGCTGCTCGCGAAATCGCTTACTTCTTCTCCGCTACCGAGATCAACGCCCGCATTCGCTAA
- the iscR gene encoding Fe-S cluster assembly transcriptional regulator IscR, which translates to MRLTTKGRYAVTAMLDLALHAQNGPVSLADISERQGISLSYLEQLFAKLRRGSLVSSVRGPGGGYQLSRNMQGIQVAEVIDAVNESVDATRCQGQGGCHSGDICLTHHLWCDLSQQIHEFLSGISLADLVTRREVQEVAQRQDQRRCANNGRAHHLDKIEASTVD; encoded by the coding sequence ATGCGACTGACTACCAAAGGCCGCTACGCCGTGACTGCCATGCTCGACCTGGCGCTGCATGCCCAGAACGGGCCGGTATCCCTCGCCGATATCTCCGAGCGTCAGGGCATTTCCCTTTCCTATCTCGAGCAGCTGTTCGCCAAGCTGCGTCGTGGAAGCCTGGTTTCCAGCGTACGCGGGCCGGGTGGTGGCTATCAGCTGTCGCGCAACATGCAGGGCATCCAGGTTGCTGAGGTGATCGACGCGGTTAACGAATCCGTCGATGCCACGCGGTGTCAGGGGCAGGGTGGTTGCCACTCCGGCGACATCTGCCTGACCCATCACCTGTGGTGCGACCTGAGCCAGCAGATTCACGAGTTTCTCAGCGGCATCAGCCTGGCCGATCTGGTCACGCGCCGCGAAGTGCAGGAAGTCGCCCAGCGTCAGGACCAACGTCGCTGCGCCAACAACGGCAGGGCGCACCATCTGGATAAGATTGAAGCGTCCACCGTCGATTGA
- a CDS encoding IscS subfamily cysteine desulfurase translates to MKLPIYLDYSATTPVDPRVAQKMIECLTNEGNFGNPASRSHVFGWKAEEAVENARRQVAELVNADPREIVWTSGATESDNLAIKGVATFYASKGKHLITSKIEHKAVLDTMRQLEREGFEVTYIEPGEDGLITPAMVEAALREDTTLVSIMHVNNEIGTVNDIAAIGELLRARGVFFHVDAAQSTGKVDIDLQALKVDLMSFSAHKTYGPKGVGALYVRRKPRIRLEAQTHGGGHERGMRSGTLATHQCVGMGEAFRIAKEEMAAESAKVLALRDRFFKQVEGLEELYINGSMTARVPHNLNLSFNYVEGESLIMALKDLAVSSGSACTSASLEPSYVLRALGRNDELAHSSIRFTFGRFTTEEEVDYAAEKVCEAVTKLRDLSPLWDMFKEGVDISKVEWAAH, encoded by the coding sequence ATGAAATTGCCAATCTACCTGGATTACTCCGCGACAACGCCGGTCGACCCGCGCGTTGCGCAGAAAATGATCGAATGCCTGACCAACGAAGGCAACTTCGGCAACCCGGCTTCGCGTTCCCACGTGTTCGGCTGGAAAGCCGAGGAAGCGGTCGAGAACGCCCGTCGCCAGGTGGCCGAGCTGGTCAACGCCGACCCGCGCGAAATCGTCTGGACCTCCGGTGCCACCGAGTCCGACAACCTTGCCATCAAGGGCGTCGCTACTTTCTACGCCAGCAAGGGCAAGCACCTGATCACCTCGAAGATCGAGCACAAAGCGGTGCTCGACACCATGCGTCAGCTCGAGCGTGAAGGTTTCGAGGTCACCTACATCGAGCCCGGCGAAGATGGCCTGATCACCCCGGCCATGGTCGAGGCGGCGCTGCGCGAGGACACCACGCTGGTGTCGATCATGCACGTCAACAACGAGATCGGTACCGTCAACGACATCGCCGCGATCGGCGAACTGCTGCGTGCTCGTGGCGTGTTCTTCCATGTCGATGCCGCGCAGTCGACCGGCAAGGTCGACATCGATCTGCAAGCGCTGAAGGTCGACCTGATGTCCTTCTCGGCGCACAAGACCTACGGCCCGAAAGGCGTCGGCGCGCTGTACGTACGCCGCAAGCCGCGTATTCGTCTGGAAGCCCAGACCCACGGTGGCGGCCACGAGCGTGGCATGCGCTCCGGCACCCTGGCGACCCATCAGTGCGTCGGCATGGGTGAAGCCTTTCGTATCGCCAAAGAAGAGATGGCCGCCGAGAGCGCCAAGGTGCTGGCCCTGCGCGACCGCTTCTTCAAGCAGGTCGAAGGCCTGGAAGAGCTGTACATCAACGGCAGCATGACTGCCCGCGTGCCGCACAACCTGAACCTGAGCTTCAACTACGTCGAAGGCGAGTCGCTGATCATGGCTCTCAAGGACCTGGCGGTTTCGTCCGGTTCGGCCTGTACCTCGGCGTCCCTGGAGCCTTCCTACGTGCTGCGTGCCCTGGGTCGCAACGACGAACTGGCGCACAGCTCGATTCGCTTCACCTTCGGCCGCTTCACCACCGAAGAAGAAGTCGATTACGCCGCAGAGAAGGTCTGCGAGGCCGTTACCAAGCTGCGCGACTTGTCGCCGCTCTGGGATATGTTCAAAGAAGGTGTCGACATTTCCAAGGTGGAATGGGCAGCACACTAA
- a CDS encoding glycine zipper 2TM domain-containing protein: MNKSLLVGAVLGAVGVTAGGAVATYSMVSGPKYAEVLAVKPVTETIKTPREECRDVAVTRQRPVQDQHQIAGTAIGAVVGGLLGNQVGGGNGKKIATVAGAVGGGYAGNKVQEGMQSRDTYTTTETRCKTVHDTSEKIVGYDVKYDLDGKVGRVRMDEEPGSKIPVRDGKLVLADSESDQ, encoded by the coding sequence ATGAACAAGTCATTGTTGGTTGGTGCTGTGCTGGGTGCCGTCGGTGTCACTGCAGGTGGCGCGGTCGCGACCTATAGCATGGTGAGCGGACCCAAGTACGCCGAGGTTCTGGCGGTCAAGCCGGTAACCGAGACCATCAAGACGCCGCGTGAAGAATGCCGTGACGTGGCCGTCACCCGTCAGCGCCCGGTACAGGACCAGCACCAGATCGCCGGTACGGCGATTGGCGCCGTGGTCGGTGGCCTGCTGGGTAACCAGGTGGGCGGTGGTAATGGCAAGAAGATCGCCACCGTGGCAGGCGCGGTGGGCGGCGGTTACGCCGGTAACAAGGTGCAGGAAGGCATGCAGTCGCGTGACACCTATACCACCACGGAAACCCGCTGCAAGACGGTCCACGACACCAGTGAGAAGATCGTCGGCTACGACGTCAAGTACGATCTGGATGGCAAGGTAGGCCGCGTACGCATGGACGAAGAACCGGGTAGCAAGATCCCGGTTCGCGACGGCAAGCTGGTACTGGCTGATTCCGAGTCGGACCAGTAA
- the hscB gene encoding co-chaperone HscB, giving the protein MNSSGPCHFALFELQPSFRLDLDQLAIRYRELARSVHPDRFADASEREQRVALERSASLNEAYRTLKSDSQRARYLLAMRGPELPLEVTVQDPDFLMQQMQWREELEDLQDEADLAGVAAFKGRLKVAQQALNERFAEAWEDDARREEAERLMRRMQFLDKLSHEVRHLEERLDD; this is encoded by the coding sequence ATGAACAGTTCCGGTCCTTGTCATTTCGCCCTGTTCGAGCTGCAGCCGAGCTTTCGTCTGGATCTCGACCAGTTGGCCATCCGTTATCGCGAGCTGGCTCGCAGCGTGCATCCCGATCGTTTCGCCGATGCCTCCGAGCGCGAGCAACGCGTGGCGCTGGAGCGTTCGGCGAGCCTCAACGAGGCCTATCGCACGCTGAAGAGCGATTCGCAGCGGGCGCGTTACCTGCTGGCGATGCGCGGGCCCGAGTTGCCGCTGGAAGTCACCGTGCAGGATCCCGACTTCCTCATGCAGCAGATGCAGTGGCGTGAAGAGCTCGAAGACCTGCAGGACGAAGCCGACCTGGCTGGCGTAGCCGCCTTCAAGGGGCGACTGAAGGTGGCTCAGCAGGCGTTGAACGAACGCTTCGCCGAGGCTTGGGAAGACGATGCGCGCCGAGAAGAGGCTGAACGCCTGATGCGCCGCATGCAGTTCCTCGACAAGCTTTCCCACGAGGTGCGCCATCTCGAAGAGCGCCTCGACGATTAA
- the iscA gene encoding iron-sulfur cluster assembly protein IscA: MAISMTQAAAQHIQRSLDGRGKGEGIRLGVRTTGCSGLAYVLEFVDETASEDQVFESHGVKVIIDPKSLVYLDGTELDFVKEGLNEGFKFNNPNVRGECGCGESFNI; encoded by the coding sequence ATGGCTATCAGCATGACTCAGGCTGCCGCCCAGCACATCCAGCGTTCCCTCGATGGGCGTGGAAAAGGTGAGGGTATCCGCCTGGGCGTCCGCACTACCGGCTGCTCCGGTCTGGCTTACGTGTTGGAGTTCGTCGACGAAACCGCAAGCGAAGACCAGGTGTTCGAGAGCCATGGCGTCAAGGTGATCATCGATCCCAAGAGCCTGGTCTACCTCGACGGCACCGAGCTGGATTTCGTCAAGGAAGGGTTGAACGAAGGCTTCAAGTTCAACAACCCGAACGTCCGTGGCGAATGCGGCTGTGGCGAAAGCTTCAACATCTGA
- the hscA gene encoding Fe-S protein assembly chaperone HscA, whose protein sequence is MALLQIAEPGQSPQPHQRRLAVGIDLGTTNSLVAAVRSGVSEPLPDAEGRLILPSAVRYHADHVEVGEAARAQASSDPFNSILSVKRLMGRGLADVKQLGEQLPYRFVAGESHMPFIDTVQGLKSPVEVSADILRVLRQRAEATLGGELVGAVITVPAYFDDSQRQATKDAARLAGLNVLRLLNEPTAAAVAYGLDQKAEGVVAIYDLGGGTFDISILRLTGGVFEVLATGGDSALGGDDFDHAIAGWIVEQAGLSADIEPGAQRSLLQAACAAKEALTSADSVEVSYGQWRAVLFRTHFQALIEPMVARSLKACRRAVRDAGIEVEDVGAVVMVGGSTRVPRVREAVGELFGRQPLTDIDPDQVVAIGAAIQADALAGNRRADGEELLLLDVIPLSLGLETMGGLMEKVIPRNTTIPVARAQEFTTYKDGQSAMMIHVLQGERELISDCRSLARFELRGIPPMVAGAAKIRVTFQVDADGLLSVSARELASGVEASIQVKPSYGLTDGEVARMLQDSFQHAGGDKAARVLREQQVDAQRLLEAVEGALQADGERLLDAEERMVIELQMQELRDLLTGTDGLAIEQQTKRLSQVTDAFAARRMDSTVKAALAGRSLNEIEE, encoded by the coding sequence ATGGCTTTATTGCAGATTGCTGAGCCCGGACAGAGCCCACAACCCCACCAGCGTCGCCTGGCGGTAGGGATCGATCTGGGCACCACCAATTCCCTCGTCGCGGCCGTGCGTAGCGGCGTCAGCGAGCCGCTGCCGGATGCCGAGGGGCGCCTGATCCTGCCTTCGGCCGTGCGTTACCATGCCGATCACGTCGAAGTCGGCGAGGCCGCCCGCGCCCAGGCGTCCAGCGACCCGTTCAACAGCATCCTGTCGGTCAAGCGCCTGATGGGGCGCGGCCTGGCCGACGTGAAGCAATTGGGTGAGCAGTTGCCTTACCGCTTCGTGGCGGGCGAGTCGCACATGCCGTTCATCGACACCGTGCAAGGCCTGAAAAGCCCTGTCGAAGTGTCCGCCGATATTCTCAGGGTGCTGCGTCAACGTGCCGAGGCGACCCTGGGTGGCGAGCTGGTTGGCGCGGTCATTACCGTGCCGGCCTATTTCGACGACTCCCAGCGCCAGGCCACCAAGGACGCCGCGCGGCTTGCCGGCCTGAACGTGCTGCGCCTGCTCAACGAGCCGACTGCCGCTGCGGTGGCCTACGGTCTCGACCAGAAGGCCGAAGGCGTGGTGGCGATCTACGACCTGGGCGGCGGCACCTTCGATATTTCCATCCTGCGCCTGACCGGCGGCGTGTTCGAAGTGCTGGCCACCGGGGGCGACAGCGCCCTGGGGGGCGATGACTTCGATCATGCCATCGCCGGCTGGATCGTCGAGCAGGCCGGTCTGTCGGCCGATATCGAGCCTGGCGCCCAGCGCAGCCTGTTGCAGGCGGCCTGCGCCGCCAAGGAAGCGCTGACCAGTGCCGACAGCGTCGAGGTAAGTTACGGCCAATGGCGCGCTGTGTTGTTCCGCACTCATTTCCAGGCGCTGATCGAGCCGATGGTGGCGCGCAGCCTGAAGGCCTGTCGCCGTGCGGTGCGTGATGCCGGTATCGAGGTCGAGGACGTCGGTGCGGTGGTCATGGTCGGCGGCTCGACCCGGGTGCCGCGGGTGCGCGAGGCGGTCGGCGAGCTGTTCGGTCGTCAGCCGCTGACCGATATCGACCCGGATCAGGTGGTCGCCATCGGTGCGGCGATCCAGGCCGATGCCCTGGCCGGCAACCGCCGGGCCGACGGCGAAGAGTTGCTGTTGCTCGATGTCATTCCGTTGTCCCTGGGGCTGGAGACCATGGGCGGGCTGATGGAAAAGGTGATTCCGCGCAACACCACCATTCCGGTCGCCCGTGCCCAGGAGTTCACCACCTACAAAGATGGCCAGAGCGCCATGATGATCCACGTGCTGCAGGGCGAGCGCGAGCTGATCAGCGACTGCCGCTCCCTGGCACGTTTCGAATTGCGCGGCATTCCGCCGATGGTGGCGGGGGCGGCGAAGATCCGGGTGACCTTCCAGGTCGATGCCGACGGCCTGCTCAGCGTCAGCGCCCGTGAACTCGCCTCGGGCGTCGAAGCCAGCATTCAGGTCAAGCCGTCCTACGGCCTCACCGACGGTGAAGTCGCGCGCATGCTGCAGGACTCCTTCCAGCACGCCGGCGGTGACAAGGCGGCGCGCGTGCTGCGTGAGCAGCAGGTCGACGCCCAGCGTCTGCTCGAAGCGGTCGAGGGTGCGCTGCAGGCCGATGGCGAGCGTTTGCTGGATGCCGAAGAGCGAATGGTGATCGAACTGCAGATGCAGGAATTACGTGATTTGTTGACGGGCACCGATGGCCTGGCCATCGAGCAGCAGACCAAGCGTCTGTCGCAGGTGACCGATGCCTTTGCCGCCCGGCGCATGGATTCGACGGTTAAAGCCGCGCTGGCCGGGCGCAGCCTGAATGAGATCGAGGAATAA
- the fdx gene encoding ISC system 2Fe-2S type ferredoxin codes for MPVVTFLPHEKFCPEGLVVEAPSGTSILELAHEHHIEMESACGGVCACTTCHCIVRKGFDSLNEADELEEDYLDKAWGLEAQSRLACQAIVGEQDITVEIPKYSLNHAAEAPH; via the coding sequence ATGCCCGTGGTAACTTTTCTGCCCCACGAGAAATTCTGCCCTGAAGGGCTGGTGGTCGAGGCGCCGTCCGGTACGTCGATTCTGGAGCTGGCCCACGAGCACCATATCGAGATGGAAAGCGCCTGTGGCGGTGTGTGTGCCTGCACCACCTGCCACTGCATCGTGCGCAAGGGGTTCGACTCGCTGAACGAAGCCGACGAACTCGAAGAGGATTATCTGGACAAGGCCTGGGGGCTGGAAGCCCAGTCGCGCCTGGCCTGCCAGGCGATCGTCGGAGAGCAGGACATCACCGTCGAGATTCCCAAGTACTCGCTCAACCACGCCGCCGAAGCGCCGCACTGA
- the rlmN gene encoding 23S rRNA (adenine(2503)-C(2))-methyltransferase RlmN: protein MTDTNGKINLLGLTQPEMEQFFDSLGEKRFRAGQVMKWIHHFGVDDFAAMTNVGKALREKLEAAAYIRGPEVVSEDISSDGTRKWVVRVASGSCVETVYIPQGGRGTLCVSSQAGCALDCSFCSTGKQGFNSDLTSAEIIGQVWIANKSFGSVPAKIDRAITNVVMMGMGEPLLNFDNVVSAMKIMMDDLGYGISKRKVTLSTSGVVPMIDKLAEVIDVSLALSLHAPNDELRSQLVPINKKYPLDMLLAACKRYVSRLGEKRVLTVEYTLLKDVNDKLEHAEQMVALLADVPCKINLIPFNPFPHSGYERPSNNAIRRFQELLQKAGHNVTVRTTRGEDIDAACGQLVGQVMDRTRRSERYIAVRQLNADAEVARPTASRN, encoded by the coding sequence ATGACCGACACGAATGGCAAAATCAACCTGCTGGGCCTGACCCAGCCGGAAATGGAGCAGTTCTTCGACAGCCTCGGAGAGAAGCGCTTTCGTGCCGGTCAGGTCATGAAGTGGATTCACCACTTCGGCGTCGATGATTTCGCCGCCATGACCAACGTCGGCAAGGCCTTGCGCGAGAAGCTCGAGGCCGCTGCCTACATTCGCGGGCCCGAAGTGGTCAGCGAAGACATTTCCTCCGATGGCACGCGCAAGTGGGTAGTGCGGGTGGCGTCGGGCAGCTGCGTGGAGACCGTGTACATTCCCCAGGGCGGGCGTGGCACACTGTGCGTTTCCTCGCAAGCGGGCTGTGCCCTGGATTGCAGCTTCTGCTCCACGGGCAAGCAAGGTTTCAACAGCGACCTGACCAGCGCCGAGATCATCGGCCAGGTATGGATCGCCAACAAGTCGTTCGGCAGCGTGCCGGCGAAGATCGACCGTGCCATCACCAACGTGGTGATGATGGGCATGGGCGAGCCGCTGCTGAACTTCGACAATGTCGTTTCCGCCATGAAGATCATGATGGACGACCTGGGCTACGGCATTTCCAAGCGCAAGGTCACCTTGTCGACCTCCGGCGTGGTGCCGATGATCGACAAGCTCGCCGAGGTCATCGACGTGTCCCTGGCCTTGTCGCTGCACGCGCCCAATGACGAGCTGCGCAGCCAGCTGGTACCGATCAACAAGAAGTACCCGCTGGACATGCTGCTGGCCGCCTGCAAGCGCTACGTTTCCCGCCTTGGCGAGAAACGTGTGCTAACAGTCGAGTACACCCTGCTCAAGGACGTGAACGATAAACTCGAGCACGCCGAGCAGATGGTCGCGCTGCTGGCCGACGTGCCCTGCAAGATCAACCTGATTCCCTTCAACCCGTTCCCCCATTCGGGTTACGAGCGTCCGAGCAACAATGCGATTCGCCGTTTCCAGGAGCTTCTGCAGAAGGCCGGACACAACGTCACGGTGCGTACCACCCGTGGCGAGGACATCGATGCCGCCTGCGGGCAATTGGTCGGCCAGGTCATGGACCGCACCCGGCGCAGCGAGCGCTATATCGCCGTGCGCCAGCTGAACGCCGATGCCGAGGTGGCGCGTCCCACCGCCAGCCGTAACTGA
- the iscU gene encoding Fe-S cluster assembly scaffold IscU has product MAYSEKVIDHYENPRNVGKMNAEDPDVGTGMVGAPACGDVMRLQIKVSDAGVIEDAKFKTYGCGSAIASSSLATEWMKGKTLDEAVTISNTQLAEELALPPVKIHCSVLAEDAIKAAVRDYKQKKGLL; this is encoded by the coding sequence ATGGCTTACAGCGAAAAGGTCATCGACCACTACGAGAACCCGCGTAACGTCGGCAAGATGAACGCGGAAGACCCAGACGTCGGCACCGGCATGGTCGGCGCGCCGGCTTGCGGCGACGTGATGCGCCTGCAGATCAAGGTCAGTGACGCGGGCGTTATCGAAGACGCCAAGTTCAAGACCTACGGTTGCGGTTCCGCCATCGCCTCCAGCTCCCTGGCGACCGAGTGGATGAAAGGCAAGACCCTGGACGAGGCTGTCACCATCAGCAACACCCAGCTCGCCGAAGAACTGGCGTTGCCGCCCGTGAAAATCCACTGTTCCGTTCTTGCCGAGGACGCCATCAAGGCGGCCGTACGCGATTACAAACAGAAGAAAGGTTTGCTCTAA
- the iscX gene encoding Fe-S cluster assembly protein IscX — protein MSLKWVDVLEIAIQLADSKPDVDPRYVNFVQLHRWVVELPEFSDDPQRGGEKVLEAIQAAWIEEAQ, from the coding sequence ATGAGCCTGAAATGGGTTGATGTGCTCGAAATCGCCATCCAGCTCGCCGACAGCAAGCCGGACGTCGATCCCCGTTATGTCAATTTCGTCCAGTTGCACCGCTGGGTGGTCGAGCTGCCGGAGTTTTCCGACGACCCGCAGCGCGGCGGCGAGAAGGTCCTCGAAGCCATTCAGGCAGCCTGGATCGAAGAAGCGCAGTAA
- the trmJ gene encoding tRNA (cytosine(32)/uridine(32)-2'-O)-methyltransferase TrmJ — protein sequence MLQNIRVVLVNTSHPGNIGGVARAMKNMGLSRLVLVEPRQFPSEEAVARASGATDILDSAQVVSCLEEALVGCSLAFGTSARERRIPWPLIDPRECGVAAVQKAVEGGEVALVFGREHAGLTNEELQRCHFHVHIPSDPAFSSLNLAAAVQVLTYEVRMAALARESAPVMPRQEAPVEEGDQPVTADELESFYGHLEKSLVEIGFLDPASPRHLMSRLRRLYGRAEVTRLEMNILRGILTETLKAARGEHHKRGKTDV from the coding sequence TTGCTGCAGAACATTCGAGTGGTACTGGTCAACACCAGTCATCCCGGCAATATCGGCGGGGTGGCCAGGGCCATGAAAAACATGGGGCTGTCGCGCCTGGTGCTGGTCGAGCCGCGCCAGTTTCCCAGTGAGGAAGCGGTCGCCCGGGCCTCCGGCGCTACCGATATTCTCGATTCCGCGCAGGTGGTGTCCTGTCTCGAAGAGGCGCTGGTCGGCTGCAGTCTGGCCTTTGGCACCAGTGCCCGGGAGCGGCGCATTCCCTGGCCGCTGATCGATCCGCGTGAATGCGGCGTGGCGGCGGTGCAGAAGGCCGTCGAGGGGGGCGAGGTGGCGCTGGTGTTCGGGCGTGAGCACGCCGGCCTGACCAACGAAGAGCTGCAGCGTTGTCACTTTCACGTGCACATCCCTTCCGATCCGGCGTTCAGCTCGCTGAACCTGGCGGCTGCCGTGCAGGTGCTGACCTACGAGGTGCGCATGGCGGCCCTGGCTCGTGAGAGTGCCCCGGTCATGCCGCGGCAGGAGGCGCCTGTCGAGGAGGGTGATCAGCCGGTGACGGCGGATGAGCTGGAGTCCTTCTACGGGCATCTGGAGAAATCGCTGGTGGAAATCGGCTTTCTCGATCCCGCCAGCCCGCGGCACCTGATGAGTCGCCTGCGCCGCCTGTATGGGCGCGCCGAAGTGACCCGGCTGGAAATGAATATCTTGCGCGGCATCCTGACCGAGACCCTCAAGGCCGCGCGCGGTGAGCACCATAAACGGGGAAAGACTGATGTTTGA
- the cysE gene encoding serine O-acetyltransferase produces the protein MFERMREDIQGVFHRDPAARNAFEVVTCYPGLHAVWLHRAAHALWTSGWKWLARGVSNFSRWLTGIEIHPGAVIGRRFFIDHGMGIVIGETAEIGDDVTLYQGVTLGGTSWNKGKRHPTLEDGVVVGAGAKVLGPFTVGAGAKIGSNAVVTKAVPAGATAVGIPAKIIVKGDDGLEAQRQAMADKLGFDAYGVSQDMPDPVARAIGQLLDHLHAVDNRLEGICGALGKLGSDYCAKDMPQLRDEDFAGVCKEQGGKPAA, from the coding sequence ATGTTTGAGCGCATGCGGGAAGATATCCAGGGTGTATTCCATCGTGATCCGGCGGCGCGCAACGCCTTCGAAGTGGTCACCTGCTACCCCGGGCTGCATGCGGTGTGGCTGCATCGTGCCGCCCATGCGCTGTGGACCTCCGGCTGGAAGTGGCTGGCCCGTGGCGTGTCGAATTTCAGTCGCTGGTTGACCGGGATCGAGATTCACCCCGGGGCGGTGATCGGCCGGCGGTTCTTCATCGATCACGGCATGGGGATCGTCATCGGCGAGACCGCCGAGATCGGCGACGACGTGACGCTCTATCAGGGCGTGACCCTGGGCGGCACCAGCTGGAACAAGGGCAAGCGCCACCCGACGCTCGAGGATGGTGTGGTGGTGGGTGCCGGCGCCAAGGTGCTCGGCCCGTTCACCGTGGGCGCAGGTGCCAAGATCGGCTCCAACGCGGTGGTCACCAAGGCGGTGCCGGCGGGGGCGACCGCGGTCGGCATCCCGGCCAAGATCATCGTCAAGGGTGATGACGGGCTCGAGGCGCAACGCCAGGCCATGGCCGACAAGCTGGGCTTCGACGCCTACGGGGTCAGCCAGGACATGCCTGACCCGGTGGCGCGTGCGATCGGTCAGCTGCTCGACCACCTGCATGCGGTCGACAATCGCCTCGAAGGCATTTGCGGCGCGCTGGGCAAGCTGGGCAGTGACTACTGCGCCAAGGACATGCCGCAATTGCGTGACGAGGATTTCGCCGGGGTCTGCAAGGAGCAGGGTGGCAAGCCGGCTGCGTGA